The following coding sequences lie in one Deltaproteobacteria bacterium genomic window:
- a CDS encoding VOC family protein produces the protein MRKVTPFLMFDDQLEAAMAFYTATFPDSEIKNVARTGADGPVSSAEFVVGGQAFMGYNGGPYFSFSEGFSLYVDCEDQAEVDAYWNKLVEAGATPTQCGWIKDPFGVTWQIVPRRFTELIRDADRKKVKAVMDAMLTMVKLDVAALERAYDEA, from the coding sequence ATGCGCAAGGTGACGCCGTTTCTGATGTTCGACGACCAGCTCGAAGCCGCGATGGCGTTCTACACCGCCACGTTCCCGGACTCCGAGATCAAGAACGTCGCGCGCACCGGCGCAGATGGGCCGGTCAGTTCCGCGGAGTTCGTCGTCGGTGGTCAGGCGTTCATGGGCTACAACGGCGGGCCGTACTTTTCGTTCTCGGAGGGTTTCTCGCTGTACGTCGACTGCGAGGACCAGGCCGAGGTCGATGCGTACTGGAACAAGCTCGTCGAGGCCGGCGCCACGCCGACCCAGTGTGGTTGGATCAAGGACCCGTTCGGCGTCACCTGGCAGATCGTGCCGCGGCGCTTCACCGAGCTCATCCGCGACGCAGACCGGAAGAAGGTCAAGGCCGTAATGGACGCGATGTTGACCATGGTGAAGCTCGACGTCGCGGCGCTCGAGCGCGCCTACGACGAGGCGTAG